A portion of the Avibacterium sp. 20-132 genome contains these proteins:
- the rapA gene encoding RNA polymerase-associated protein RapA — protein MSFVVGQRWISESENDLGLGVVAEVNHRTVTVNFPAAEEIRIYALDNAPLVRVVFSVGDEIRHKEGWQGKVLEVLDHNGLAFYLVQKEDGQETLLQEADLSAQITFSKPQERLFAGQIDRVSHFVLRYRALQQRQAQYQSPLRGLRGIRGGLIPHQLHIAQEVGQRIAPRVLLADEVGLGKTIEAGMILQQQLFAERAERVLIIVPETLQHQWLVEMLRRFNLHFSLFDEERCADFDGLDGGVAANPFKTESLIICALDWLIQKPRRAEQLVKAEFDLLIVDEAHHLEWSEHAPSLAYQMVEQLANHIPAVLLLTATPEQLGQASHFARLKLLDSDRFYDYDAFVQEQQRYQPVAEAVKGLLSEQPLSTQEEKHLAELLSDQDIDPLLADLQHCEKKGQARQTLIENLLDRHGTSRVLFRNTRQGVKGFPLRHYHEITLPMPKQYRNAIGVLKMLGEVKTSDLFYPEQIFQKMNPDAAWWDFDPRVEWLIDFLQSYREEKVLVICHQANTAIQLEKALREKEAIRSAVFHQNMSIVERDKAAAYFAQQEEGAQVLLTSSIGSEGRNFQFAHHLVLFNLPDNPDLLEQCIGRLDRIGQTQDIEIYAPCFADSPQVLLAKWYHQGLNAFEETCPMGATLFEKCGVKLQDFLQHNEQNTDFDEFIAQTRLERDALKGQLDQGRDRLLEINSNGGEHAQALADAIGAQDGSSELINFTLNLFDIIGVEQEDLGEKSIVIHPTGTMLVPDFPGLKEEGVTITFDRHLAVAREEVEFLTWDHPMIRNGIDLITDGEIGKTAVSLFINNELPVGSMWLELIYIVEAQAPRGLQLTRFLPPTPVRLLIDGKGNNLAEKVGFELLQKQLKPMAKQMASKVIKMLRANIEQLLKAGDRKMAQQAEEFIQQAEQKATQRLDSELTRLQALKQVNKTIRQNEIDALSAEREQIVQYLQKATWRLDSLRVIISNKSK, from the coding sequence AAGAAATTCGCATTTATGCCTTAGATAATGCCCCATTAGTACGAGTGGTTTTTAGCGTAGGCGATGAAATTCGCCATAAAGAGGGTTGGCAGGGAAAAGTACTTGAAGTGTTAGATCATAATGGACTGGCATTTTATTTGGTACAAAAAGAAGACGGGCAAGAAACGCTATTGCAAGAAGCTGATCTCAGTGCGCAAATTACCTTTAGCAAGCCTCAAGAACGTTTATTTGCTGGGCAGATTGATCGTGTTTCGCATTTTGTGTTGCGTTATCGTGCCTTGCAACAACGTCAAGCACAATATCAATCGCCATTGCGTGGTTTGCGAGGGATTCGTGGTGGATTAATTCCACATCAACTTCATATTGCGCAAGAAGTCGGGCAACGTATTGCGCCACGCGTATTACTTGCTGATGAAGTGGGGTTAGGGAAAACCATTGAAGCAGGAATGATTTTACAACAGCAACTTTTTGCGGAAAGAGCAGAAAGAGTACTTATCATTGTGCCAGAAACCTTGCAACATCAATGGCTAGTAGAAATGCTACGCCGTTTTAACTTACATTTTTCACTTTTTGATGAAGAACGTTGTGCGGATTTTGATGGGCTTGACGGTGGTGTGGCCGCCAATCCGTTTAAAACAGAATCCTTGATTATTTGTGCGCTAGATTGGCTCATTCAAAAGCCCAGACGTGCTGAGCAGCTTGTGAAGGCAGAATTTGATTTGCTCATTGTGGATGAAGCCCATCATCTTGAATGGTCGGAACACGCACCTAGTTTGGCGTATCAAATGGTGGAACAGCTGGCAAACCATATTCCAGCCGTGTTATTGCTGACCGCAACGCCTGAACAGCTAGGGCAAGCAAGTCATTTTGCACGCTTAAAACTGCTCGATTCTGATCGCTTTTATGATTATGACGCCTTTGTGCAAGAACAACAGCGTTATCAACCGGTGGCTGAAGCGGTGAAAGGATTACTGAGTGAACAGCCATTAAGCACGCAAGAAGAAAAACATTTAGCCGAATTGCTTTCCGATCAGGATATAGACCCGTTATTGGCAGATCTTCAACATTGCGAGAAAAAAGGGCAAGCACGCCAAACGCTGATAGAAAATTTACTCGATCGCCACGGTACAAGCCGTGTGTTATTTCGTAATACGCGTCAAGGGGTGAAAGGCTTCCCATTGCGTCATTATCACGAAATCACCTTGCCAATGCCAAAACAATATCGTAATGCGATTGGTGTGTTGAAAATGCTAGGTGAGGTAAAAACCAGTGATTTATTTTATCCTGAGCAGATCTTCCAAAAAATGAATCCAGATGCCGCGTGGTGGGATTTTGATCCTCGTGTGGAATGGTTGATTGATTTTTTACAATCTTATCGTGAAGAAAAAGTGTTGGTGATTTGTCATCAAGCCAATACAGCTATTCAGTTAGAAAAAGCATTACGCGAAAAAGAGGCAATTCGCAGTGCGGTATTTCATCAAAATATGTCGATTGTGGAACGGGATAAAGCTGCCGCCTATTTTGCTCAGCAAGAAGAAGGAGCGCAAGTGTTGCTGACTTCCAGCATTGGATCAGAAGGGCGAAATTTCCAGTTTGCCCATCATCTCGTGCTGTTTAATTTGCCGGATAATCCTGATTTATTGGAACAGTGCATTGGACGCTTAGATCGTATCGGACAAACTCAAGACATTGAGATTTATGCGCCTTGTTTTGCCGATAGCCCACAGGTTCTACTGGCGAAATGGTATCATCAAGGGCTAAATGCGTTTGAAGAAACCTGCCCAATGGGGGCAACGTTATTTGAAAAGTGCGGTGTAAAATTACAAGATTTTTTACAGCATAATGAACAAAATACGGACTTTGATGAATTTATTGCACAAACTCGCCTTGAACGTGATGCACTGAAAGGCCAGCTTGATCAAGGACGCGATCGCCTATTGGAAATCAACTCTAATGGGGGCGAACACGCCCAAGCCTTGGCAGATGCCATTGGCGCGCAAGATGGATCAAGCGAATTAATTAATTTCACCTTGAATTTGTTCGATATTATTGGCGTGGAACAGGAAGATTTAGGTGAAAAAAGCATTGTCATTCATCCAACAGGCACAATGCTCGTACCAGATTTTCCGGGCTTAAAAGAAGAGGGGGTAACTATTACCTTTGATCGTCATTTAGCAGTAGCACGCGAAGAGGTTGAATTTCTCACGTGGGATCACCCGATGATTCGCAATGGCATAGATTTGATTACTGATGGCGAGATTGGTAAAACTGCCGTATCATTGTTCATCAATAATGAATTGCCAGTGGGATCGATGTGGTTGGAACTTATCTATATTGTGGAAGCACAAGCCCCAAGAGGATTACAGCTCACACGTTTCTTGCCACCAACGCCAGTACGCTTATTAATTGATGGTAAAGGAAATAATCTCGCGGAAAAAGTGGGCTTTGAGTTGTTACAAAAACAACTTAAACCTATGGCAAAACAAATGGCGAGCAAGGTGATCAAAATGTTGCGCGCCAATATTGAACAATTATTGAAAGCAGGCGATCGGAAAATGGCTCAACAAGCTGAGGAATTTATTCAGCAAGCTGAGCAGAAAGCCACACAACGTTTGGATAGCGAATTAACCCGTTTGCAAGCGTTAAAGCAAGTGAATAAAACGATTCGCCAAAATGAAATTGACGCACTCAGCGCAGAGCGAGAGCAAATTGTGCAGTATTTGCAAAAAGCAACTTGGCGCTTGGATAGCCTGCGTGTGATTATCAGTAATAAGAGTAAATAA
- the rluA gene encoding bifunctional tRNA pseudouridine(32) synthase/23S rRNA pseudouridine(746) synthase RluA, whose translation MALIDYRPPREPWLEVIYHDNHILLLNKPSGLLSVPGNQPQYYDSAMSRVKEKYGFCEPAHRLDMATSGILLFAMSKLADKELKRQFREREPKKSYQALVWGHLQQESGTVNLPLICDWENRPRQKICFELGKSAVTNFEVLARLPNNSTRVQLTPITGRSHQLRLHMLALGHPILGDKFYAHPQAKAMSPRLCLHAQSLQIRHPLTGEIMNFTAEVPF comes from the coding sequence ATGGCATTAATTGACTACCGTCCCCCACGTGAACCTTGGTTAGAGGTGATTTATCACGATAACCATATTTTATTGCTCAATAAGCCGAGCGGTTTGCTTTCCGTACCGGGAAATCAACCGCAATATTACGACAGTGCAATGTCGCGAGTGAAAGAAAAATATGGTTTTTGCGAGCCAGCGCATCGTCTTGATATGGCAACCAGTGGGATTTTGTTGTTTGCGATGAGTAAACTTGCGGACAAAGAACTCAAACGCCAGTTTCGTGAGCGTGAGCCGAAGAAATCTTACCAAGCCTTAGTATGGGGACATTTACAGCAGGAAAGTGGCACGGTGAATTTGCCACTGATTTGCGATTGGGAAAATCGTCCAAGACAGAAGATTTGTTTTGAGCTAGGTAAAAGTGCGGTAACAAATTTTGAGGTTTTAGCACGCTTACCCAATAACAGTACAAGGGTGCAACTTACCCCCATTACAGGGCGTTCGCACCAATTAAGGTTACATATGCTCGCTCTTGGTCATCCCATTTTAGGTGATAAATTTTATGCGCATCCACAAGCGAAAGCAATGTCGCCACGTTTATGCTTGCACGCGCAATCTTTACAGATTCGCCATCCTTTAACGGGCGAAATAATGAATTTTACCGCAGAAGTACCATTTTAA
- the yihI gene encoding Der GTPase-activating protein YihI: MSRQKKTRRITDIMPTRKADKPTQNVPTGRGRKLTRYELDAKAREEKRKKKHKGLAAGSRHSRQEENNALQQQVKLDPRVGSRKKIPLVVEFVNKPEKGMTIPPVAVEKQKALDPMVELEQLENNECLNDLLDELEAGKTLSRQDQAFVDECLDRIAQLMDQLGIRDDEENAENLYRTFETIDINQFK; encoded by the coding sequence ATGTCCCGTCAAAAGAAAACACGCCGTATTACGGATATTATGCCAACACGCAAGGCGGATAAACCAACACAAAACGTCCCAACTGGACGTGGACGCAAACTAACACGTTATGAATTAGATGCCAAAGCGCGTGAGGAAAAAAGAAAGAAAAAACATAAAGGCTTAGCCGCAGGTTCTCGCCATAGCCGCCAAGAAGAAAATAACGCCTTGCAACAACAAGTGAAGTTAGATCCTCGTGTAGGCAGCCGCAAGAAAATTCCACTCGTGGTAGAGTTCGTCAATAAACCTGAAAAAGGGATGACCATTCCGCCCGTTGCGGTAGAAAAACAGAAAGCCCTTGATCCAATGGTGGAACTTGAACAGCTTGAAAATAATGAATGCTTGAATGACTTATTAGATGAGCTTGAAGCAGGTAAAACCTTAAGCCGTCAAGATCAGGCCTTTGTGGATGAATGTTTAGATCGCATTGCACAGCTTATGGATCAACTTGGCATCCGCGACGATGAAGAAAATGCGGAAAATTTATACCGCACTTTTGAAACCATTGATATTAATCAGTTTAAATAA
- a CDS encoding DUF2489 domain-containing protein, protein MWIYLLVALGLLIIVGLTAYAVKLLRALKQQKQQLENARLARVKRLKESIEIIARAMQNGDCNLSEGAIRLKMLLDPLGLKITAYPAMAELYEVVKEMPTHQARKALKKNERMRLDLTRESAEAKLEPKILLELNQLLLDIENI, encoded by the coding sequence ATGTGGATTTACCTTTTAGTTGCCCTCGGGCTTTTGATTATTGTGGGATTAACCGCTTATGCGGTGAAATTGTTGCGTGCCTTAAAGCAACAAAAACAGCAGTTAGAGAATGCGCGTTTGGCTCGTGTAAAACGCCTCAAAGAGAGTATTGAGATTATCGCTCGGGCAATGCAAAATGGTGATTGCAATTTGTCTGAAGGGGCGATTCGGCTAAAAATGTTACTCGATCCTTTGGGGCTAAAAATCACCGCTTACCCTGCTATGGCAGAACTTTATGAGGTGGTGAAGGAAATGCCAACGCATCAAGCACGGAAAGCGTTAAAAAAGAACGAGCGTATGCGTTTAGATCTCACACGTGAAAGTGCTGAGGCAAAGTTAGAGCCAAAAATTTTGTTGGAATTAAATCAATTATTGCTTGATATTGAAAATATTTAG
- the hemN gene encoding oxygen-independent coproporphyrinogen III oxidase, translating into MSGTMWDSALIQKYNYSGPRYTSYPTALEFNEHYNEQDFQAAAGRYPDRPLSLYVHIPFCHKLCYFCACNKIITRHQHKADIYLDYLEKEIKNRAALFRNRKVTQVHWGGGTPTYLTEQQSSRLMAMLREHFEICDNAEISIEMDPRKIELETLDHLRKIGFNRISMGVQDFNKAVQKAVNREQDEDFIHALLERARTLGFQSTNLDLIYGLPLQNVESFMFTLQKVIELNPDRLSVFNYAHLPSRFAGQAKIKEDQLPAPETKLTILQKTIETLGQAGYRFIGMDHFAKPDDELAIAQQNGVLHRNFQGYTTQEECDLLGLGVSAISLLGDTYAQNQKELKHYYADIEQKSTALHKGFVMSQEDCLRRDVIKQLICNFKLDYAPFEQQYGIDFKTHFAEDLELLAPLAEDGLIEIGNQGLQVSPVGHLLIRNICLCFDTYSRQQARRQQFSRII; encoded by the coding sequence ATGTCTGGAACTATGTGGGATTCCGCGTTAATTCAAAAATATAACTATTCTGGGCCACGTTACACCTCTTACCCAACGGCGCTAGAATTTAATGAACATTATAATGAACAGGATTTTCAAGCGGCAGCAGGGCGTTACCCAGATCGTCCGCTTTCCCTTTATGTGCATATCCCGTTTTGCCATAAATTATGCTATTTCTGTGCTTGTAACAAAATCATTACGCGTCATCAGCACAAAGCGGATATTTATCTCGATTATTTAGAAAAAGAAATTAAAAATCGTGCCGCACTTTTTCGCAACCGCAAGGTTACCCAAGTCCATTGGGGTGGTGGCACACCAACCTATCTCACTGAGCAACAATCCAGCCGTTTAATGGCAATGTTGCGAGAGCATTTCGAGATTTGTGATAACGCAGAAATTAGTATCGAAATGGATCCACGCAAAATTGAATTGGAAACCCTTGATCACTTACGCAAAATCGGTTTTAACCGAATTAGTATGGGTGTACAGGATTTCAATAAAGCAGTGCAAAAAGCAGTAAACCGTGAGCAAGATGAAGACTTTATTCACGCTTTGTTAGAACGCGCACGCACTTTAGGCTTTCAGTCCACCAATCTAGATTTGATTTATGGCCTGCCATTGCAAAACGTTGAAAGTTTTATGTTTACCTTGCAAAAAGTGATCGAACTGAATCCCGATCGTTTGAGCGTGTTTAACTATGCGCACTTACCAAGTCGCTTTGCGGGGCAGGCAAAAATCAAAGAGGATCAACTACCTGCACCAGAGACCAAACTCACTATTTTGCAAAAGACCATTGAAACCTTAGGTCAGGCGGGTTACCGCTTTATTGGAATGGATCATTTTGCCAAACCGGATGATGAGCTAGCGATTGCCCAACAAAATGGCGTGCTACACCGAAATTTCCAAGGTTACACCACACAAGAAGAATGTGATTTGCTTGGGCTTGGCGTTTCTGCAATTAGCTTGCTGGGTGATACTTATGCACAAAACCAAAAAGAGCTAAAACACTATTACGCAGATATTGAACAAAAAAGCACCGCACTTCACAAAGGCTTTGTTATGAGCCAAGAAGATTGCTTACGCCGTGATGTGATCAAACAACTTATTTGTAATTTCAAACTGGATTATGCCCCTTTTGAACAGCAATATGGCATTGATTTCAAAACTCATTTTGCAGAAGATCTGGAATTGCTTGCCCCTCTGGCGGAAGATGGACTCATTGAAATAGGCAATCAAGGCTTACAGGTTTCACCAGTGGGACATTTGCTCATCCGCAATATTTGCTTATGTTTTGATACCTATTCACGACAACAAGCCAGACGTCAGCAGTTCTCACGAATTATTTAA
- a CDS encoding amino acid ABC transporter substrate-binding protein, with protein MLKKLAFFSTALFAITTATQAVAAESLIERINNKGTITVGTEGTYAPFTYHDASGKLTGYDVEVTRAVAEKLGVTVEFKETQWDAMLAGLKGGRFDLVANQVALTTPERQATFDKSEPYSWSGAMLLARQDENRLQKVEDVKGLKAAQTLSSNYGELAVKYGAQIVPIDGMAQGLLLIQQKRADVTFNDSLALLDYLKKNPNSGLKPFWESEDKVGAGFVANKGNNDALDKINAAIVELRNDGTLKKLGEQFFGKDISVK; from the coding sequence ATGTTGAAAAAATTAGCCTTTTTTTCTACCGCACTTTTCGCTATCACAACGGCAACTCAAGCTGTTGCAGCAGAAAGTTTGATTGAACGTATCAATAATAAAGGAACCATTACGGTTGGTACAGAAGGCACTTATGCCCCTTTCACTTATCACGATGCGAGCGGAAAATTAACCGGCTATGATGTGGAAGTTACCCGTGCTGTGGCAGAAAAATTGGGGGTAACCGTAGAATTTAAAGAAACCCAATGGGACGCAATGCTTGCAGGCCTAAAAGGTGGACGCTTTGATTTAGTGGCAAACCAAGTAGCATTAACCACACCAGAACGTCAGGCAACCTTTGATAAATCAGAACCTTATAGCTGGTCTGGGGCGATGCTATTAGCGCGTCAAGATGAAAATCGTCTTCAAAAAGTTGAAGATGTAAAAGGCTTAAAAGCGGCACAAACACTTAGCTCAAACTATGGTGAGCTAGCGGTGAAATATGGTGCGCAAATTGTACCTATTGATGGTATGGCACAAGGACTATTATTAATTCAGCAAAAACGCGCAGATGTTACCTTTAATGATTCCTTAGCCCTATTGGATTATTTAAAGAAAAATCCAAATTCAGGTTTAAAACCATTCTGGGAATCAGAAGATAAAGTGGGTGCTGGGTTTGTGGCTAATAAAGGCAATAATGATGCCCTAGATAAAATCAATGCCGCAATTGTTGAGTTACGCAATGACGGCACATTGAAAAAATTAGGTGAACAATTCTTTGGAAAGGATATCAGTGTTAAATAA
- a CDS encoding amino acid ABC transporter permease, translated as MTDARAELVINGFLPMVKAAVLVSIPLAVVSFFLGMIIAIGVALLRVTPVNGCLHRILLAIAKVYISIIRGTPMLVQISVVFYGLPALGVFIDPIPAAIIGFSLNVGAYGSETVRAAIQSVPKGQWEAGYTIGMTYMQTFRRIIAPQAFRVAVPPLSNSFIGLFKDTSLASVVTVTEMFRVAQQIANSSYDFLPVYIEAGLVYWCFCFVLFIIQARVEKRLDRYVAR; from the coding sequence ATGACCGATGCGCGTGCTGAGCTGGTGATAAATGGGTTTCTCCCAATGGTTAAAGCAGCGGTATTGGTTTCAATACCGCTTGCTGTCGTTTCTTTCTTTTTGGGAATGATCATTGCAATTGGCGTGGCATTGCTACGAGTAACACCGGTTAATGGGTGTTTACATCGTATTCTACTCGCCATTGCCAAAGTGTATATTTCAATTATTCGCGGTACGCCAATGTTGGTGCAAATTTCAGTCGTATTTTATGGCTTACCTGCATTGGGAGTGTTTATCGATCCGATTCCCGCGGCAATTATTGGGTTTTCCCTTAATGTGGGCGCTTATGGTTCAGAAACTGTGCGTGCAGCAATTCAATCCGTGCCGAAAGGACAATGGGAAGCAGGCTATACTATTGGTATGACCTATATGCAGACTTTCCGTCGAATTATTGCACCACAAGCGTTTCGTGTTGCCGTTCCGCCGTTGAGTAACAGTTTTATTGGCTTGTTTAAAGATACATCGCTTGCTTCGGTTGTTACTGTAACAGAAATGTTCCGTGTAGCTCAGCAAATCGCTAATTCCTCTTACGATTTCTTACCGGTGTATATTGAGGCAGGGTTGGTATATTGGTGTTTCTGTTTTGTGCTGTTCATCATTCAAGCGCGGGTAGAAAAACGTTTAGATCGCTATGTGGCAAGATAG
- a CDS encoding amino acid ABC transporter ATP-binding protein, which produces MIKVRNIHKTFGHNPVLKGIDLDIHKGEVVVILGPSGSGKTTFLRCLNALELPEQGTIEFTQENPLTVDFASNNINKQILPLRRKSGMVFQQYNLFPHKTALENIMEGPVQVQKRDAKIVRQEAETLLEKVGLLDKKDLYPYQLSGGQQQRVGIARALAIQPELMLFDEPTSALDPELVQDVLNTMKALANEGWTMVVVTHEIKFALDVADVVVVMDGGVIVEQGSPQALFANPKHERTKAFLHRLKAE; this is translated from the coding sequence ATGATTAAAGTACGCAATATTCATAAAACCTTTGGTCATAATCCTGTACTAAAAGGGATTGATCTTGATATTCACAAAGGCGAAGTGGTGGTTATTCTTGGGCCTTCAGGTTCAGGCAAAACGACTTTCTTACGTTGTTTGAATGCCTTAGAATTACCAGAGCAAGGCACGATTGAATTTACCCAAGAAAATCCACTCACCGTCGATTTTGCAAGTAACAATATCAATAAGCAGATTTTACCTTTGCGCCGTAAATCAGGAATGGTGTTCCAACAATATAACCTATTTCCGCACAAAACCGCCTTGGAAAACATTATGGAAGGCCCTGTGCAAGTGCAAAAACGCGATGCCAAAATCGTCCGTCAAGAAGCTGAAACCTTATTGGAAAAAGTGGGATTATTAGACAAAAAAGATCTTTATCCTTACCAACTTTCAGGCGGTCAGCAACAACGTGTTGGGATTGCTCGCGCACTGGCGATTCAACCTGAATTAATGCTCTTTGATGAACCCACTTCCGCACTCGATCCGGAATTAGTACAAGATGTGCTAAACACAATGAAAGCACTCGCTAACGAAGGTTGGACAATGGTTGTGGTAACGCACGAAATCAAATTTGCCCTAGATGTGGCGGATGTGGTTGTGGTAATGGACGGTGGCGTCATTGTTGAACAAGGTTCGCCACAAGCATTATTTGCCAATCCAAAACACGAACGCACAAAAGCCTTTTTACATCGTTTAAAGGCAGAATGA
- the rsmB gene encoding 16S rRNA (cytosine(967)-C(5))-methyltransferase RsmB, with the protein MPKKSTALAAKSLSVRAVSAQYLLQVLDKGQSLSTLLAEKNPALKEQDLPLLQEICFGVCRVLPRLTQIIQQLVDKPLKGKTRLVHCLLLVGLYQLLYLRTPDHAVVDEMVKATQSLKLDSFKGLVNGVLRRFLREQANILEKVDKHWQTLHPEWLVNKLKKAYPNWREIIEANNQKPPMWLRVNVQHSNVDDYLALLQKVGIDAVAGEHPQSIRLIQAKNVAQLPHFMEGWLTVQDLHAQWSARLLAPQNEEVILDACAAPGGKTTHILELAPQANVIALDVERHRLQRVEENLARMGQKALVICGDASQPEQWLSQIQQQFGESSVQFDRILLDAPCSATGVIRRHPDIKWLRKESDIAPLVALQKAILTALWQRLKPNGVLLYATCSLLPEENGAQITDFLQQHPEAELMPLPFPEQTQAGHQFFPQENGGDGFYYAKLVKKAD; encoded by the coding sequence ATGCCTAAAAAAAGTACCGCACTTGCTGCGAAATCCCTTTCTGTGCGAGCCGTGTCGGCACAATATCTTTTGCAAGTGTTAGATAAAGGACAATCGCTTTCTACCTTACTTGCTGAAAAAAATCCTGCGCTGAAAGAACAGGATCTTCCCTTATTACAAGAAATTTGCTTTGGTGTATGCCGTGTGTTGCCCCGTCTAACGCAAATTATTCAGCAATTAGTGGATAAGCCGTTGAAAGGCAAAACTCGCCTTGTGCATTGTTTATTGCTAGTGGGCTTGTATCAACTTTTATATTTACGCACTCCCGATCACGCGGTAGTTGATGAAATGGTAAAGGCGACGCAAAGCCTGAAATTAGACAGTTTCAAAGGCTTGGTGAATGGCGTGCTACGCCGTTTCTTACGCGAACAGGCGAATATTCTAGAGAAAGTAGATAAACATTGGCAAACCTTGCACCCAGAATGGTTAGTGAATAAGCTGAAAAAAGCCTATCCAAATTGGCGAGAAATTATTGAAGCGAATAATCAAAAACCGCCAATGTGGTTAAGAGTGAATGTGCAACATAGCAATGTTGATGATTATCTCGCTTTATTACAAAAAGTAGGCATTGACGCAGTGGCGGGAGAGCATCCACAGTCCATTCGTTTAATACAGGCAAAAAATGTGGCGCAATTACCACACTTTATGGAAGGTTGGCTCACTGTGCAAGATTTGCACGCTCAATGGTCAGCGCGATTACTTGCCCCACAAAATGAGGAAGTGATTTTAGATGCGTGTGCCGCACCGGGAGGAAAAACCACCCACATTTTAGAACTTGCCCCGCAAGCCAATGTGATCGCATTAGATGTAGAACGGCATCGCTTACAACGGGTGGAAGAAAATTTAGCACGAATGGGACAAAAAGCGTTAGTGATTTGCGGTGATGCAAGCCAGCCAGAACAGTGGCTCAGTCAGATTCAGCAACAATTCGGAGAAAGTTCGGTGCAATTTGACCGGATTTTGCTTGATGCCCCTTGCTCTGCAACAGGGGTTATTCGCCGCCACCCTGATATAAAATGGTTACGTAAAGAAAGTGATATCGCCCCTTTGGTCGCCTTACAAAAAGCCATTTTAACTGCCTTATGGCAACGTTTGAAACCTAACGGTGTGTTGCTTTATGCCACTTGTTCATTATTGCCAGAGGAAAACGGCGCGCAAATTACTGACTTTTTACAACAGCACCCTGAGGCGGAATTAATGCCACTGCCATTCCCTGAGCAAACACAAGCTGGTCATCAATTTTTTCCACAAGAAAATGGTGGTGATGGCTTTTATTACGCAAAATTAGTGAAAAAAGCGGATTAA
- the fmt gene encoding methionyl-tRNA formyltransferase — protein sequence MTKPLNIIFAGTPEFAAQHLAALLNSEHNVIAVYTQPDKPAGRGKKLQASAVKQLAEQHQIPVYQPKSLRKEEAQHALAALNADVMVVVAYGLILPKAVLDAPRLGCLNVHGSILPRWRGAAPIQRAIWAGDAQTGITIMQMNEGLDTGDMLHKVYCDISAEETSLSLYHKLEKIAPNALLEVLNGLEAGQFQPEVQDDALANYADKLSKQEAKLDWQCSAVQLERCIRAFNPWPISYFVTTDSDGNEQALKVYQATVLPHQDQLAGTILQADKNGIQIATVDGVLNLTQLQPAGKKPMSAQDLLNGRADWFPIGKVLA from the coding sequence ATGACAAAACCTTTAAATATCATTTTTGCAGGTACGCCAGAATTTGCGGCACAACATTTGGCGGCCTTGTTGAATTCAGAACATAATGTAATTGCGGTTTACACCCAGCCAGATAAGCCCGCAGGACGTGGTAAGAAACTACAAGCCAGTGCGGTGAAACAGTTAGCAGAGCAGCATCAGATTCCTGTTTATCAACCTAAATCCTTACGCAAAGAAGAGGCGCAACACGCGCTCGCTGCGTTAAATGCCGATGTGATGGTCGTGGTGGCGTATGGGTTAATTTTGCCAAAAGCGGTTTTGGACGCACCAAGATTAGGCTGTTTGAATGTACACGGTTCCATTTTACCTCGTTGGCGTGGCGCTGCCCCCATTCAACGTGCCATTTGGGCAGGCGATGCTCAGACTGGGATCACCATTATGCAAATGAACGAAGGCTTGGATACGGGGGATATGCTGCATAAAGTGTATTGCGATATCAGCGCTGAAGAAACCTCTTTGAGCCTTTATCATAAGCTGGAAAAAATTGCCCCAAATGCGTTGCTTGAGGTATTAAATGGTTTAGAGGCGGGACAATTTCAGCCGGAAGTGCAAGATGATGCCTTGGCTAACTACGCCGATAAACTGTCTAAACAAGAGGCTAAATTAGATTGGCAATGTTCCGCAGTACAGCTTGAGCGTTGTATTCGAGCCTTTAATCCTTGGCCGATCAGTTATTTTGTTACGACCGATAGTGATGGCAATGAACAGGCCTTAAAGGTCTATCAAGCAACGGTGTTACCTCATCAGGATCAACTTGCGGGGACGATTTTACAGGCAGATAAAAATGGCATTCAAATTGCCACAGTCGATGGCGTGTTAAATCTTACTCAGCTTCAACCAGCGGGTAAAAAGCCAATGTCGGCACAAGATTTACTTAATGGCAGAGCAGATTGGTTCCCCATAGGTAAGGTATTAGCATAA